Proteins co-encoded in one Acanthopagrus latus isolate v.2019 chromosome 10, fAcaLat1.1, whole genome shotgun sequence genomic window:
- the LOC119027884 gene encoding uncharacterized protein LOC119027884 — MTPPMFALYVTCLFLWIMADVTALTLSSSLRFISVSEGEPVTLECFYGDGSVIMVYWYKQAPGQKPRPLSKAYKRDKNATLFGEFVNDQRLKLEISPGKNHLKISYVQISDTGIYYCIGGISEAFNIIKGIVIHVKSPGLNIPASVHQSASGIIQPGGSVTLNCTVHTGTCDGEHSVYWFKQSPDSRPGLIYTHGGRNDQCERKGNTKTHTCVYNLSMKSLNLSHAGTYYCAVATCGHMLFGNGTKLDIEGSTDDGDSPVLVYFLTGSSAFSTTLCVSIAFLMCMTNRKHSCLCAESRSRFSSPSTTNQEGYQNEDNDYENVSSENRVNRRRRPRDNTWSECVYFSVKQ; from the exons ATGACACCTCCGATGTTTGCTTTGTACGtgacatgtctgtttttgtggaTAATGG ctgaTGTGACTGCTCTAACACTCTCATCATCTTTACGTTTCATATCAGTAAGCGAAGGTGAACCTGTGACTTTGGAATGTTTCTATGGAGATGGTTCAGTAATTATGGTGTACTGGTATAAACAAGCCCCAGGACAAAAACCACGACCTCTTTCTAAAGCGTATAAGCGCGACAAAAATGCCACTCTGTTTGGTGAATTTGTGAATGATCAACGCTTGAAACTGGAAATTAGCCCTGGTAAAAATCACCTGAAGATCTCATATGTGCAAATTTCAGATACAGGTATTTATTACTGCATAGGTGGCATTTCAGAGGCGTTTAACATTATAAAGGGCATTGTTATCCATGTAAAGAGCCCAGGATTGAACATCCCAGCTTCGGTCCATCAGTCAGCATCTGGGATCATCCAGCCAGGAGGCTCTGTGACTCtgaactgtacagtacacactgggacctgtgatggagaacacagtgtttactggttCAAACAGTCTCCAGATTCTCGTCCAGGACTCATTTACACCCATGGAGGCAGGAATGATCAGTGTGAGAGGAAaggcaacacaaaaacacacacctgtgtctacAACTTATCAATGAAGAGCCTGAATCTTTCTCATGCTGGGACCTACTACTGTGCTGTTGCCACATGTGGACACATGCTGTTTGGAAACGGGACCAAGCTGGACATTGAGG GATCTACAGATGATGGAGACTCTCCTGTCTTGGTGTATTTCTTGACTGGCAGCTCAGCATTCTCCACCACTCTGTGTGTTTCGATTGCTTTCTTAATGTGCATGAcgaacagaaaacacagttgCCTTTGTGCAG AGTCTCGCAGCAGATTTTCATCTCCCTCAACAACAAATCAGGAG GGTTACCAAAATGAAGACAATGACTATGAGAACGTTTCAAGTGAGAACAGGGTCAACAGACGGAGACGACCGAGAGACAACACCTggagtgaatgtgtgtacttCAGTGTAAAGCAGTAG